DNA sequence from the Chitinivibrionales bacterium genome:
ACTGGTCTGAAACCGGCGGGGGCAACTATGCGGTGCTCGTGCACGGCATGGAGGGGCACTCACGGCGGAAATACATGCTCGGCATGGCACAAGCATTCAACCGTCGGGGATGGAGCACGGTATCGATGAACCTTCGGGGGTGCAGCGGAGAACCGAACCGGTACCCTCGATCCTACCACAGCGGGAAAACGGATGATCTCGATCTGGCAATCCAGCACGTGCATGCAACGAAACCGTGCGAAAGAATCGTGTTGATCGGGTTCAGTATCGGCGGGAATATCGTGCTGAAATATCTCGGCGAACAGGGAAAGAAAATTCCATCGTACATTATTGGCGCTGCTGCGATTTCGGTTCCCTGTGATCTGGAATCATGCGCCCGGCATATGGCGCGGCGGTCAAACGGGCTTTACATGAAACGATTTTTAAAATTTTTTCACGAAAAAATACGGGAGAAAATGGAGCGCATGCCCGGCCAAATTGATGATAAGGGGTTTAAGTACATCACAACATTCAAACAATATGACGATCGTTATACCGCTCCGCATAACGGATTTACCAACGCCGAAGATTACTGGCGAAAAGCAAGCTGTAAGCGGTATCTGAAAAATATATCGGTTCCGACACTTTGCCTTTCCGCCAAAAACGATCCCATGCTTCCCGACCAGTGCTATCCGATTATCGAAGCCAGGTTGAGTAAATATCTGTTTTTAGAAATGCCCGAATCGGGCGGTCACGTTGGATTTGTCGGTTTTAATCCGGAACGTGAATACTGGCACGAGACAAGGGTGACGGATTTTATTTGCGGCGCTTAAGGCATAAAAATTAGTGCCGGATTTACAAAAACATACTAATTGTTGCTAAAAAGAGAACGACCACCTATCTTATAGTGGGAAAGGAAGCAGGGGGAGTGATTCGTTATGCGCTTAAATCATGTTTTAGCACCAGGCATTGTTATTTTCTGCTTTCTATACGCACCGAGCAAGGCGGAGAATATTGTTTTTCCCTCCGACGGCGGTGTTATCGATATTACAGACCCACCTTATAATGCCGTTCCCGACGATACAACCGATGATACCGAAGCGATCCAGGCCGCGCTTGCCGGCTATCCAAGTGCAAATAAAATCATATACTTACCAAACGGAACCTACAGGGTGTCATCAACCCTGCGATGGCCTTTTGGTACCAACCCCGGAGATAGGGAGAAAAGGACAATTCTTCAGGGCCAGAGCCGGAAAAATACAATAATCAGGCTCAAGGAAAACTGTCCGGGATTTAATTCAAAGAATAATCCGAGGCCAATCATTTATACCGGAGACCGTCCTGCGCAGCGTTTTCGGAATGCGGTCAGAAACCTTACCGTTTCGGTCGGAACCGGCAATAACGGGGCGATCGGCGTCCAGTTCAATGCGTCAAATCAGGGGTGTATCAGGGATGTCGCAATCGTTTCTCAGGATCTGACCGGCGCAATAGGCCTTGATATGTCCTATACCGCGGAAATCGGACCTTGCCTGATAAAAAATGTGTCGATCCGCGGTTTTGATATCGGTATCAAAACAGGATATCTGCAAAACGGCGTCACCTTTGAGCATATCCATATCGAGGATCAGCAGGAGTATGGAATTTATAATGAACGTCACTCCCTCTCGATTAGAAAGCTACTAAGTAACAACCGGGTGACCGCTGTGTATAATGCGTTGCATTCGGGGCATATCGTTCTTATCGATTCCAGGCTCGAAGGAAAAGAAAATGCACAATCGGTTCCGGCGATTATTAACGAGGCAACGTTCTTTGCGAGGAATGTTGCCACACGTGGATACCGGAAGGCAGTGGAAAACAGGGCGGGTCATCGCCGGAATGTGACGGGCGATTCGATAAGTGAATTCGTCTCCCATGACATTTACACGTTATTTGATTCTCCGAGCCATTCGCTTGGTATGGATATCAAAGAGACCCCTGAAGTCGAGTGGGATGATCTTTCCGAATGGGTGAGCCCGACCCACTTTCTTGACATGTCGGACACCTCCATTATCCGGGGTGAAGTCGATATTACGTCTGCTGTTCAGCAGGCTGCCGACGCCGGCAAGTCCACGCTCTATTTTCCCAACGGGAGTTTTCGCATCGATGGTACGGTTATTGTCGGCGGGACGATTACCCGCGTGATCGGCCTGGAAACCAGATTGTACGGCAGTGGTGGGTTCAAGGTTGTCGACGGCGAATCGCCGGCGGTGATTTTTGAGCGTCTGGAGAACAAAGATAATATAACGGTAGAACAGGCGTCGGGGAGAAGGCTGGTGGTTGCCGGCAGCATGATAAATATTACCGGTGAAGGGCCTGGTGAAATATTTATCGAAGACCTTGTTGCTGCGCCACTGCACTTCAAGAATCAGACCGTCTGGGCCCGTCAGTTAAATTCTGAAATTGACGGCGCTAAAATCATCAATGACGGCGGTTTGCTA
Encoded proteins:
- a CDS encoding endopolygalacturonase, with the translated sequence MRLNHVLAPGIVIFCFLYAPSKAENIVFPSDGGVIDITDPPYNAVPDDTTDDTEAIQAALAGYPSANKIIYLPNGTYRVSSTLRWPFGTNPGDREKRTILQGQSRKNTIIRLKENCPGFNSKNNPRPIIYTGDRPAQRFRNAVRNLTVSVGTGNNGAIGVQFNASNQGCIRDVAIVSQDLTGAIGLDMSYTAEIGPCLIKNVSIRGFDIGIKTGYLQNGVTFEHIHIEDQQEYGIYNERHSLSIRKLLSNNRVTAVYNALHSGHIVLIDSRLEGKENAQSVPAIINEATFFARNVATRGYRKAVENRAGHRRNVTGDSISEFVSHDIYTLFDSPSHSLGMDIKETPEVEWDDLSEWVSPTHFLDMSDTSIIRGEVDITSAVQQAADAGKSTLYFPNGSFRIDGTVIVGGTITRVIGLETRLYGSGGFKVVDGESPAVIFERLENKDNITVEQASGRRLVVAGSMINITGEGPGEIFIEDLVAAPLHFKNQTVWARQLNSEIDGAKIINDGGLLWILGLKTEMQGTIVETNNGGSTEILGGNIYPAYGAPPPPGQPAFINDNANVSISISECLYKTYYTTVVHEMRGDACEVLLKENLPVREAVEESPDSVDFHGAFVLPLYTGITKQAVPTLSGFNSHLPGKNFVPSLFVMTGRKGSLMSGLDCDFDIYNLKGQRMRGIRIIDSPISSARFKSLPAGVTIIKARH
- a CDS encoding alpha/beta fold hydrolase, which translates into the protein MPIISTSTYRPPLLFSNGHIQTLYSTLCRKITDVAYVRERIETPDSDFIDLDWSETGGGNYAVLVHGMEGHSRRKYMLGMAQAFNRRGWSTVSMNLRGCSGEPNRYPRSYHSGKTDDLDLAIQHVHATKPCERIVLIGFSIGGNIVLKYLGEQGKKIPSYIIGAAAISVPCDLESCARHMARRSNGLYMKRFLKFFHEKIREKMERMPGQIDDKGFKYITTFKQYDDRYTAPHNGFTNAEDYWRKASCKRYLKNISVPTLCLSAKNDPMLPDQCYPIIEARLSKYLFLEMPESGGHVGFVGFNPEREYWHETRVTDFICGA